One segment of Vulpes lagopus strain Blue_001 chromosome 8, ASM1834538v1, whole genome shotgun sequence DNA contains the following:
- the ADGRG1 gene encoding adhesion G-protein coupled receptor G1: MGAQVLLQMALFLLGVLLLVQGTQGRAPREDFRFCGQRNQTHKSSLHYKQTSELHISVKNSEGALTIHAPFPGVLPAPQLFPEPRGLYHFCLYWSRHVGILHLRYGKNDFLLSDRASGLLCFRHQEESLAQGSPLLATSVSSWWSPQNTSLPSAAGFTFSFHNPPQKASHNASVDLCELKRDLEQLSQLLKHPGRTSRKPSSTPASQRLQSLESRLTSVKFTGDTLSFEEDLVNATVWKLQPTASLQDLRIHSRREEEQSEIQEYSVLLPRTLFQKTKGRRGEAEKRLLLVDFSSQALFQDKNSSQVLGEKVLGIVVQNTKVANLSEPVVLTFQHQPQPKNVTLQCVFWVEDLTLSSPGSWSDAGCETIRRETQTSCLCNHLTYFAVLMVASVEVAAIHKHYLTVLSYVGCVISALACVLTIAAYLCSRRKSRDYTIKVHMNLLLAVFLLDVSFLLSEPVALTGSEAGCRASAIFLHFSLLSCLSWMGLEGYNLYRLVVEVFGTYVPGYLLKLSIMGWGFPVFLVMLVALVDISNYGPIILAVHRTPESVIYPSMCWIRDSLVSHVTNLGLFSLVFLFNLAMLGTMVVQILRLRPHAHKWPHVLTLLGLSLVLGLPWALVFFSFASGTFQLVVLYLFSIITSFQGFFIFLWYWSMRLQARGGPSPLKNSSDSARLPISSGSTSSSRI; this comes from the exons ATGGGTGCCCAAGTGCTGCTGCAGATGGCACTGTTCCTGCTAGGCGTGCTCCTCCTGGTTCAAG GTACCCAGGGCAGGGCGCCCCGTGAAGACTTCCGTTTCTGTGGCCAGAGGAACCAGACGCACAAGAGCAGCCTGCATTATAAGCAGACGTCGGAGCTACACATCTCCGTCAAGAACTCAGAGGGAGCCCTCACGATCCATGCCCCCTTCCCCGGGGTCCTCCCGGCTCCCCAGCTCTTCCCTGAGCCCAGGGGCCTCTACCATTTCTGCCTGTACTGGAGCCGCCACGTGGGGATACTGCATCTTCGCTATGGCAAAAACGACTTCTTGCTGAGTGACCGAGCCTCTGGCCTCCTGTGCTTCCGGCACCAGGAGGAGAGCCTGGCTCAGGGATCCCCGCTGCTCGCCACCTCTGTCAGCTCCTGGTGGAGCCCCCAGAACACCAGTCTGCCCAGTGCTGCCGGCTTCACCTTCTCCTTCCACA ATCCTCCCCAGAAGGCCTCCCACAATGCCTCGGTGGACCTGTGCGAGCTGAAAAGGGACCTCGAGCAGCTCAGCCAGCTCCTGAAGCACCCCGGGAGGACCTCGAGGAAGCCCTCATCAACCCCCGCCAGCCA GAGGCTGCAGAGCCTGGAGTCGAGGCTGACTTCTGTGAAGTTCACAGGGGACACGCTGTCGTTCGAGGAGGATCTGGTCAACGCCACGGTGTGGAAGCTGCAGCCCACGGCCAGCCTCCAGGACCTGCGCATCCACTCCAGGCGTGAG GAGGAACAGAGCGAGATCCAGGAATACTCGGTGCTGCTGCCCCGCACGCTCTTCCAGAAGACCAAAGGCCGGAGAGGGGAGGCTGAAAAGAGACTCCTCCTGGTGGACTTCAGCAGCCAAGCCCTGTTCCAG GACAAGAACTCCAGTCAAGTGCTGGGTGAGAAGGTCTTGGGGATCGTCGTGCAGAACACCAAAGTGGCCAACCTCTCAGAGCCCGTGGTGCTCACCTTCCAGCACCAGCCACAGCCG AAAAACGTGACTCTCCAGTGTGTATTCTGGGTTGAAGACCTGACAT TGAGCAGCCCAGGCAGCTGGAGCGATGCTGGGTGTGAGACCATCAGGAGGGAGACGCAGACGTCCTGCCTCTGCAACCACCTGACCTACTTTGCAGTGCTGATG GTCGCCTCTGTGGAGGTAGCCGCCATACACAAGCACTACCTGACCGTCCTGTCCTACGTGGGCTGTGTCATCTCCGCTCTGGCCTGTGTCCTCACCATCGCCGCCTACCTCTGCTCCAG GAGGAAGTCTCGGGATTACACCATCAAGGTGCACATGAACTTGCTGCTGGCTGTCTTCCTGCTGGATGTGAGCTTCCTGCTGAGCGAGCCGGTGGCCCTGACGGGCTCCGAGGCTGGCTGCCGTGCCAGCGCCATCTTCCTGCActtctctctgctctcctgcctctcctggaTGGGCCTGGAGGGCTACAACCTCTACCGACTCGTGGTTGAGGTCTTCGGCACCTACGTCCCCGGCTACCTGCTCAAGCTGAGCATCATGGGCTGGG GCTTCCCCGTCTTCCTGGTGATGTTGGTGGCGCTGGTGGACATCAGTAACTATGGCCCCATCATCCTGGCTGTGCACAGGACTCCGGAGAGTGTCATCTACCCTTCCAT GTGCTGGATCCGGGACTCCCTAGTCAGCCATGTCACCAACCTGGGCCTCTTCAGCCTGGTGTTTCTGTTCAACTTGGCCATGCTGGGCACCATGGTGGTGCAGATCCTGCGGCTGCGCCCGCATGCTCACAAGTGGCCCCACGTGCTCACGCTGCTGGGGCTCAGCCTGGTCCTTGGTTTACCCTGGGCCTTGGTCTTCTTCTCCTTTGCTTCTGGCACCTTCCAGCTTGTGGTCCTCTACTTATTCAGCATCATCACCTCCTTCCAAG gCTTCTTCATTTTCCTCTGGTACTGGTCCATGCGGCTGCAGGCCCGGGGTGGGCCCTCGCCTCTGAAGAACAGCTCGGACAGCGCCAGGCTCCCCATCAGTTCGGGCAGCACCTCGTCCAGCCGCATCTAG